From the Agromyces laixinhei genome, the window CTCACCCTTCACCCGGGTGGCGCCGGCCGTGCCCACGACGTCCCACGCCCACGCGGCGGCGGCGCGAACGGATGCCGCGGCGACGAGCAGCACGAGCAGCGACACGGCCTCGGGCATTCGCCTGCCGTCGAGGATGCCCGTCACGAGGGTGGCGAGCGCCCACGCGAACGCGACGATGGCGCCGCTCTGCACGAGCGCCAGGGCACCGCCGGCGGCAATGAAGCGGCGGGCGGATCGGGAGCGGCGAAGGAGCCGCGGATCGAGCGGTTTCACCTAGTGCGCAGCCGCCTCGATCGTGTCGCGTGAGACGCGTTTGCGGAAGACCCAGTACGTCCAGCCCTGGTAGAGGAGCACGAGCGGAAGGAAGACCACGGCGACCCAGCTCATGACGGTGAGCGTGTACGTCGAGCTCGAGGCGTTCACGATCGTGAGGCTGTTCGCCGGGTCGTTCGATGCCGGCATCACGTCGGGGAACAACGCGGCGAAGAGCGCGAACACCGCGGCCGCGACCGTGACGGCCAGCAGGGTGAAGGCGATGCCCTCCGCGCCGCGCAGGTTGGCGAGCCATCCGCCGATCAATGCGATCGCGGCGACGACCGCGAGGATCCAGAACCAGGGTGTGCCGTATGCGAGACCCGTCCAGAGCAGGAACGCGGCAGCGACGACGATCGTGATGAGACCCGACTTCGCGGCGAGGCGCCGGGCGCGCTCGCGCAACTCGCCCTCGGTCTTCAGCGAGGCGAAGATGACCCCGTGGGTGAAGAAGAGCAGCAGCGTCGTGAGACCGCCGAGCAGCGCGTACGGGTTCAGCAGATCGAAGAGCGTGCCCGTGTAGTTGTGATCCGCGTCGAGGGGCACCCCCTGCACGATGTTCGCGAACGCGACGCCCCAGAGCAGTGCCGGCACGGCGGAGCCCACGACGATCATGCCGTCGAACCACTTCTTCCACTTCGACTCGGGTCGCTGATGGCGGTACTCGAACGAGACGCCGCGAGCGATGAGCGCGAGCAGGATGAGGAGCAATGCGAGGTAGAACCCCGAGAAGAGCGTGGCATACCACTCGGGGAACGCCGCGAAGAGCGAGGCTCCCGCGACGATCACCCACGTCTCGTTGAGATCCCAGACGGGGCCGATCGTGTTGATGAGCACGCGGCGATCGGTGTCGTCCCTGCCGAGGAACGGGAGGGACATGCCGACGCCGAAGTCGAAGCCGTCGAGCACGAAGTAGCCGACGAAGAGGAACGCGACGATCCAGAACCAGAGCACTGTGAGATCCATGGCGGTGTCCTTCTAGTAGACCGTCGAGGCGGGCTCGACGCGGCCGGTTTCGGGATCGGGTTCGCCGACTTCCGGCGGGCCCTTCCGGATGGCGCGGATGATGAGGCGCACCTCGACGACGGCGAGGGCGCCGTAGATGAGGGTGAACGCCACGAGCGAGATGAGCACGTCGAGTCCGGTCACGTTCGGCGAGACGGCCGATTCCGTCGGCAGCAGGCTGAACACGATCCAGGGCTGACGCCCCATCTCGGTGAAGACCCAGCCGACGATCATCGCGGCGAGCGAGAGCGGGAAGCTCCAGACGGCGACCCTCCAGATCCACGTCTGCTTCGGCATCCGTCCCCGACGTGTCAGCCAGAGGCCGACGACGGCGACGAGCACGTGGGCGAGCCCGAGGCCGATCATCCAGCGGAACGACCAGTACGTGACCCAGATGATCGGCGTGTAGTCGCCGGGTCCGTAGAGCTCCTGGTACTGCGCCTGCAGATCGTTGATGCCTTCGACGCAGCCGTCGAAGGTGTGTGTCGACAGGAACGAGAGCAGGTAGGGCACGCGGATCGAGAAGAGCTCGGTCGAGCCGTCGGGGGTGCCGAGGGTGAAGATCGAGAAGGAGGCGTCCGCGCCGCACGCCGTGTCGTACATCGCCTCGGCCGCCGCCATCTTCATCGGCTGGGTCGCGACCATGGCGAGGCTCAGCTGGTCGCCGAACAGGGTCGTGAGGATGCCGGAACCGACCATCACCCAGAGGCCGAACTTCAGGGCGGGACGCATGGTGTCGAGGTGCTGATTGCGGGCGAGGTGCCACGCGGCGGCGCTGATGATGAGACCGGCCGACACCATGAAGCTCGCGGCGATCGTATGCGGAAACGCTGCGAGCGCGACCGGATTGGCGAGCAGTTCGCCGATGTCGACGAGTTCGGCACGGCCTCGCTCGACGTTCATCTCGTAGCCGACCGGGTTCTGCATGAACGCGTTCGCGGCGATGATGAAATACGCCGAGACGATCGAGCCGATAGCGGTGCACCAGATGGTGGCGAGGTGGAGTCCGCGCGGGAGCTTGTCCCAGCCGAAGATCCAGAGTCCGATGAAGGTCGCCTCGAAGAAGAAGGCGAGCAGACCCTCGAGCGCGAGCGGGGCGCCGAAGACATCGCCGACGAATCGTGAATACTCCGACCAGTTCATGCCGAACTGGAACTCCTGCACGATGCCGGTGACGACGCCCATCGCGAAGTTGATGAGGAAGATCGTGCCGAAGAATCTCGTGATCCTCAGGTACTCGGCCTTCCCCGTGCGGTGCCAGGCCGTCTGGAAGACGGCCGTCGAGGTCGCGAGTCCGATCGTGATCGGCACGAAGAGGAAGTGGTAGACGGTGGTGAGCCCGAACTGCCACCGGGAGAGAAGCAGCGGATCCAGCAACTCGTTCAAGAGCGGTCCCTTTCGCACGCGATCGTGTCGTGACGTGGTCGGTTTCTACGCACGGTAGAACTTTCTTCTACCGAGAGTAGAACATTTCACCGACGGCCGGTAATCTGGACGTATGGCGAGTCTGGGCGAACTGGAGCGCTCCGTGATGGAGGTGCTGTGGTCGCGCGACGCCGAGCTCACGGCGAACGAACTGCGCGATGAGCTCGCGCATCGCGGCGGCGAGCCCGGGCGTTCCGTCGCGACGACGACGATGCTCACGGTGCTGTCACGACTCGAGCGCAAGGGGTTCGTGTCGCGCGCGCGCGACACCCGCCCCCACCGCTACCAGGCGCTCCTGACCCGTGAAGAGCACACCGCTGAGCTCATGCACGAAGTGCTCGACCGCGCGAGCGATCGCGATGCCGCGCTCGCACGATTCGTCGGCACGGTGAGTGCCGGAGAGGCCGCGACGCTGCGGCGAATCCTCGACGGCCTCCCCCGATCCTGACGATGCTCGCCGTCGCCGCACTGCTCGGCGGGTTCGCCCTCCTGCTCGCCTGGCCCGTTCCCCTCGCGCTCTCGCGCGCCTCGTGGCCCGCCCGATCGCCGGCGATCGCTCTCGCGCTCTGGCAGGCGATCGCGCTCGGCGGCGGTCTCTCGATGATCGGCTGCCTGCTCGTCTTCGGCGCCTCCCCGGCCGGTTCGCTGCTGGGCGCCGCCGAAGCGCTCCTCCCCCGGCTGTTCTTCGGCCCGATCCCGCCCGAATTCGGCGTCGTGCACCTCGCGGCTCTTCACCCTCGCAGCGGGGCTCGCGCTCCACCTCGCCCTCAACCTCGCGCTGACCGCGGTGCGTGCCGAGCGCGAACGCCGCCGCCAGCACCAGCTCATCGACCTGCTCAGCGACCCGATGCCCGGTCAGCCCAGCACCCGGGTACTGGCCCATCCGGCTCCCCTCGCCTACTGCGTGCCGGGCATTCGTACGGCGACCGTGCTCACCGAAGGCCTCGTCGACGCCCTCGACGAGGCCGAGCTGCGCGCCGTCATCGCGCACGAACGCGCGCACCTCGACCAGCTCCACCACCTCGTGCTCCTGGCGTTCCGAGCCTGGCACAGCGCCCTGCCCTGGTTCCCGATCGCCAACCGCGCCGAGCGATCCGTCGCGCTCCTCGCCGAGATGCTCGCCGACGACCGCGCCCGCCGCGAAGCGGATGACGACGCGCTTCGTCGCGCGATGCTGCAGGTGGGCAGCGACGGCGAACCCGGAGCGTATTCCGAGTCGGGCGGCGTCGTTCCCGACGCGATGATGCTCGATGCACGGCTCGCCCGCCTCGACGATTCGCAGCGCCCCTCCGGGCCGCTGACCGGCTCGGCCGTGGTGTGGGCCGCCGCGGTCATCGTCGCCGTGCCGGTCGTCGCCCTGGTCGCCACCCTCGGCGCGGTCGTCTGACCGGCCACGCTCCGAGGCGCTCGCAGCGAATCATTCCGCGGGGTGATGCCGTTGTCCAGCGCGGGTCGCTACGCTCGAACGATGAACGAGATCCTCGACTGGATCCTCGACACCGTACAGGCCGTCGAACCGATCGCCCGAACGCTGATCGCCGGCATCGGCATACTGCTCGAGACCTCCGTGCTCATCGGCCTCGTCGTACCGGGCGACACGATCGTGATCGTCGCCTCGACGGCCGTCGGCGGCATCGGCGAGTACCTCGCGCTCACGGTCACGGTCATCGTCGGCGCGCTCATCGGTGAGAGCATCGGCTTCGCCCTCGGCCGGTGGTTCGGTCCGCACATCCACCGCTCATGGGTCGGGCGCAGGATCGGCGATGAGAATTGGGCGAAGGCCCGGCGATACCTCGAACGCCGCGGCGGCCCCGCCGTCTTCATCTCGAGGTTCCTCCCCGTGTTGCACTCGCTCATCCCCCTCACCGTCGGCATGAGTTCGATGCGATATCGCAGGTTCATGGCCTGGACGGTGCCGGCATGCGTCATCTGGGCCTTCACCTACGTGACGGTCGGGTGGCTGGCCGCGGGCAGCTACCGGGAGCTGAGCGGGCAACTGCACTGGGCGGGCTACCTGTTCGTCGGCGTCATCGCACTCTTCCTCCTGGCGGTCTGGAGCGTGAAGAAGCTCCTCGTGCGCTCCGAGGCCAAGCACATGAGGGCGACGGATGCCCCGGAGCAGGTGTCGTCGAAGGCCGACGGCGGGGTGCCCGCCGACGGCGAAGGGCCGGACACCGCGGCATCCGACCCTTCGAACCTCGACGCGAAGAACCGCTAGAAGAGCGACTTCTCGGCGAGCCAGTCCGTCGCGATCTGCTCGGCCGACTGCTGTTCGTCGACGCTCAAGGCGTTGAGCGCCACGAGGTCGTCGGCGGTCAACGCCGCGCTCACGGTGTTGACGACCTCTGCCATCTCGTCAGTGACCTTCTCACTCACGACCGGCACCACGTTCGACGCCAGGAAGAGCCCTTCGGGGTCTTCGAGCGTCACGAGGTCGCTCGTCGAGATCGCCGGGTTGGCGCTGAAGATGTTGACGAGCTGCACTTGGCCGTCTTCGAGCGCTTTGATGGTCAGCGGGCCGCCGTTGTCTTCGATCGGGGTGAACCCGACCTCGACGCCGTACACCGACTCGAGGCCATCGGGACCGTATGGGCGTGTCGCGAGTTCGGAGTTGCCGCCGAGAGTCAGCGGAGTCGTGACCCCCGCGAGGTCGGCAAGACTCGTCACCCCGTTCGCCTCCGAGAACTCCTTCGTGACGTTGTAGGAGTCTTGGTCGGTGGCGGGTGCCTGATCGAGCACGCGCAGTCCGTCAGGCAGCGAAGTCTCGAGCTCGGCGTACACGTCGTCGCTCGTCGTGGCCGTCGTATCGGGCACGTAGTACTGCAGCAGGTTGCCCGTGTACTCGGGGAAGACGTCGATCTCGCCGGCCTCGATCTCGGGGATGTACACCTCGCGCTGGCCGATGCGGAACTGGCGATCGACGGTGAATCCGTTCTCCTCGAGCGCCTGTGCGTAGATCTCGGCGATGATCTCGTTGGAGTAGTAGTCCTGCGAGCCGACGACGATCGCCTCGGACGAAGCGTCGCCGGTTTCCGATCCGCTCTCCAGCGGATCACCCGACGCGCACCCTGCCAGGGCCACTGTCGCCCCGACCGCGACCGCTGCGAGTGCAACGAGCCGGCCTTTTCCTGTGATGTTCATTCTCGATTCCCTTCGGTGA encodes:
- a CDS encoding M56 family metallopeptidase codes for the protein MRAERERRRQHQLIDLLSDPMPGQPSTRVLAHPAPLAYCVPGIRTATVLTEGLVDALDEAELRAVIAHERAHLDQLHHLVLLAFRAWHSALPWFPIANRAERSVALLAEMLADDRARREADDDALRRAMLQVGSDGEPGAYSESGGVVPDAMMLDARLARLDDSQRPSGPLTGSAVVWAAAVIVAVPVVALVATLGAVV
- a CDS encoding cytochrome ubiquinol oxidase subunit I, with translation MNELLDPLLLSRWQFGLTTVYHFLFVPITIGLATSTAVFQTAWHRTGKAEYLRITRFFGTIFLINFAMGVVTGIVQEFQFGMNWSEYSRFVGDVFGAPLALEGLLAFFFEATFIGLWIFGWDKLPRGLHLATIWCTAIGSIVSAYFIIAANAFMQNPVGYEMNVERGRAELVDIGELLANPVALAAFPHTIAASFMVSAGLIISAAAWHLARNQHLDTMRPALKFGLWVMVGSGILTTLFGDQLSLAMVATQPMKMAAAEAMYDTACGADASFSIFTLGTPDGSTELFSIRVPYLLSFLSTHTFDGCVEGINDLQAQYQELYGPGDYTPIIWVTYWSFRWMIGLGLAHVLVAVVGLWLTRRGRMPKQTWIWRVAVWSFPLSLAAMIVGWVFTEMGRQPWIVFSLLPTESAVSPNVTGLDVLISLVAFTLIYGALAVVEVRLIIRAIRKGPPEVGEPDPETGRVEPASTVY
- a CDS encoding BlaI/MecI/CopY family transcriptional regulator yields the protein MASLGELERSVMEVLWSRDAELTANELRDELAHRGGEPGRSVATTTMLTVLSRLERKGFVSRARDTRPHRYQALLTREEHTAELMHEVLDRASDRDAALARFVGTVSAGEAATLRRILDGLPRS
- the cydB gene encoding cytochrome d ubiquinol oxidase subunit II produces the protein MDLTVLWFWIVAFLFVGYFVLDGFDFGVGMSLPFLGRDDTDRRVLINTIGPVWDLNETWVIVAGASLFAAFPEWYATLFSGFYLALLLILLALIARGVSFEYRHQRPESKWKKWFDGMIVVGSAVPALLWGVAFANIVQGVPLDADHNYTGTLFDLLNPYALLGGLTTLLLFFTHGVIFASLKTEGELRERARRLAAKSGLITIVVAAAFLLWTGLAYGTPWFWILAVVAAIALIGGWLANLRGAEGIAFTLLAVTVAAAVFALFAALFPDVMPASNDPANSLTIVNASSSTYTLTVMSWVAVVFLPLVLLYQGWTYWVFRKRVSRDTIEAAAH
- a CDS encoding ABC transporter substrate-binding protein; the encoded protein is MNITGKGRLVALAAVAVGATVALAGCASGDPLESGSETGDASSEAIVVGSQDYYSNEIIAEIYAQALEENGFTVDRQFRIGQREVYIPEIEAGEIDVFPEYTGNLLQYYVPDTTATTSDDVYAELETSLPDGLRVLDQAPATDQDSYNVTKEFSEANGVTSLADLAGVTTPLTLGGNSELATRPYGPDGLESVYGVEVGFTPIEDNGGPLTIKALEDGQVQLVNIFSANPAISTSDLVTLEDPEGLFLASNVVPVVSEKVTDEMAEVVNTVSAALTADDLVALNALSVDEQQSAEQIATDWLAEKSLF
- a CDS encoding DedA family protein, which produces MNEILDWILDTVQAVEPIARTLIAGIGILLETSVLIGLVVPGDTIVIVASTAVGGIGEYLALTVTVIVGALIGESIGFALGRWFGPHIHRSWVGRRIGDENWAKARRYLERRGGPAVFISRFLPVLHSLIPLTVGMSSMRYRRFMAWTVPACVIWAFTYVTVGWLAAGSYRELSGQLHWAGYLFVGVIALFLLAVWSVKKLLVRSEAKHMRATDAPEQVSSKADGGVPADGEGPDTAASDPSNLDAKNR